Within the Pangasianodon hypophthalmus isolate fPanHyp1 chromosome 19, fPanHyp1.pri, whole genome shotgun sequence genome, the region agTCCTCTGCTTCTGCAGCACACAGTTAGCACTGCTATTATGGGGAGTATATGTTCTTGAATCACACTGAGGATGATGGGAAGGTGATGATTCTCCAGCAGTTCTGGCCTGATAATCATGTGAGTGCAGGGGAGGACTGATTTATTTTTGGGGAGAGATCATGCTCTGTTTCAGAAGTACGTTCACGAATGACTGCTAGACACTCGTTCATGTTTCTTGTAAGCTCCCTAACATGCCATTGGCCAACACCAATATACGTGtttgtgtgcgcacgtgtgtatgtgtgtgagtgatggttATAAATATATGGCATAATACAGAGTTTCTCAGCTCCGGTCCTGAAGGTCACTGCTCTGCACATGCATCACACCTGATAAgcgcatgatgatgatgatgaagaagatgaagttTGATGATGCGTGTTAGCACAGGGTAAAGTGTCACCGGGAGTAGAGTTGAGAAACACTGGCATAATGCATCAAAGACCgctctgttttcttcttttaacatctgtggtataaaaatgtttttctaccTTGTACAGTCATTGACCCTGTATAACAGATCTTTTCTTTCATGACTCCTGCACTCATAAGAGCAGTTCCTGTATGGCACAGAACCTGAGCGAGTCATGCTTCAAAATCATGTTTTCCTGTtccatcagtttaaaaaaatgagacctGAAACTGCACTTTCTTCCCCTTTGCTTTCCTTTGTTTGTCCGTATTTTACCCTGTAACACTTTTTGCATGTCGTTCCTGTTCTTATTTGATCTAAAACAGCTCTTAAAATCGAACCACTTGATTTGTACGTGTATAATCTTAACCAGTACTAGAGTTTTACATTCTTACTCAAACTTAATGTCTTAAGTGTTCGgttagttagtttgtttatctgttttttccCTTCGGTGTCCCCGAAGCCTTACTCCTTTCATTCAGGTTTTTACACTAATCTTCCCCCCGTGTTGAATCAAggtgagccttttttttttttcctgctgttcAGGTCGATGTACTGTATAAGGGGTTTGTTGTATATTGTATGATACACACCTTTTGATCTCATATGTAAATTTGCATTAATTGCTGACTAATAGCAAATATTCTATTTAATTGCTTATATTATGGCTGTGGGATCATAGATGTTTAACTGCATGGATGTATCTCTGCAGAATGAACTAGCAGctgtgtgatttttacacaaaataaaaatggcacaatattttaataatttttcctTTGTCataattttcaaatattttattttatttagcagtAGTATGTAGCTAGATGCAGATATAAGTAAAACTGCCATTATATGGTTATAATGTGCTTAGCTTTCTTAAGTCTCATCCATCTAAAGATCAACAGtagtgtgcgtgcatgtgtgaaaaatgtgaaaaatggcaTGTATGTCATCAATCTAtccaaaatagcccataatatttatttgcaaatttaaaaaaaagttgtgattgcataagtattaacTCTCAGAGCTATAAAACCCATAAATTAGTTATTTTGGAGAGAGACATGGTTACAGCATAATGTTTACACATTaatcattagcacattttgtcagtagctgaATTGATTGctctgagtttattgctctgttttgccccctagtggaatagcagatacattttttttctcgaaTCTTTTAATTCAGCTTTGGTCCAcaagatgattttaatttagacCTCAGTTTCTAAATTCATTTGGTGGGCTGGATTAGAAACTGGTCCAGGTCCACTGACTGTATATTTGACATCTGCTTTATGACCTGAGATTTCACTCAGGCCAGAATATCTGGTTTATATGTGCTGTGGTGGAACTGACCccataattttcttttaatacatTCCCAGAATACagcacactttctttttctgactctgccgtaaaaaaaaaaaagaatatatgaGCAGCTGGTCCCCTGTCTTCCGCCAGGGAATATTTCAGATCTATGTGATACACTGTAGTGGTTCTTTGCcagtgctgagatttgaactaAAAGCCTTCTGGCACAGAACCTTCACTGCTGACCTCTGAGGCTCCTTTATGAAAATGTGCCATTTCCCAAATTCCACCAGAGTTGCCTGTTCAGGAACCCAAGGTTCTGACATGTTTATGCTGTTTACTCcttatttattgctttatataTAAAGGGAAACATAAAGTAGTTGGgtttattcatacattttattatcCATTTTGCAATGTACAGTTGGTTATTACAGGGAAATTGGAagcaattttattttcacttaggATCTTTTGATGCCTAGGTCAGGATCATACAGCAGGAATAATGCTAGATAGAGAACATCCAGCTAAGTAGTACAACAGCTATTGGTATTTAGTGAGATAAATGCAGAAAGGTCTGTATTTTCTGTGATGTTTGTTGGGTCGATTCTTCAACAAGAAATTCTACCTGCTCTCCTTCATGATTACTTTGCAACTCTGTAATcaaaaaagaaggaaatttTGTAATAAGTGCAATGATTAAAGCGATGCAACTAATTAAGCTTGCAGAGAAGAATTTTCCAGAACCGTTACTTAAATACCCACACAGTGTTCTGTTTGTAGCGATCCAGAGCCTCCTGTGCCACCACCTCCGAGAACTTAGGGTCGGTCCAGGGGATTTCTCCCGGCACAGTGAAGCTCATTTCTGGCTCGTCAAACAGTTTGACGGATACCTTGGTGTCGGCCGGCTTCTCAGCGTCCGCCGTGTCCTTACAGATGATCTTTATGAAAGCAGAATGAGACGTTACATACAGTATGGATCACTGATTGTGTCTGAATGGCACTGATGTCAGGACTCACTGTTTGGATTTTAAAGATGCCGTCATCACTGGTAGTGCGGTTGGCGAGCGAGGACACCCAGCTGAACTGCTTCCTCAGCGTGTCCAGCAGCTTCGAGGTGTTGAACATCTCCTCCTCAAAGTGCCTCAGGAGATTGTTGTACTCCTTTGTGAATCTCTCAGCCAAAGCCAGAGCCTGTTCCAGGTCCTCCTTCAGTGGACCTTCCAGAGGCTTCTTTCCAGAACAATCTGCACAAGAAAACCATGCTTAGAACTGGACTAGAAGAACCTGGCCCATCAGCATTAGGGCTGTGATAAGCCCCACACACAAGCAACTGGTAGGTTTCATCACTCTCAATGGCAAACAAGCTACCTactttgaccaaaaaaaaaaaaaaaagagctgttttACGTTCATGCAAAACAGCCCAATACAAACTTTGTGGTTTTCTCAGTGCCATCAGACAAGTTTGCTTTTGAAAGAATCAGCAGTTTGCTGCTGCTGACCAGCTTAGCTAGATATAAAAAGTTGGTTTCCTGTCAAACTGATTAAAAACCAGGGCACGGAAGTGCAGATAGCTAACGAGAGTGTAAGACAGAGCCATCTTAAGTCTGTCTTATGCTTCGTCAGCAATGCTCATACGGCTAACCACAAACAAACTAAGGGCAGCCTGCAAGGCAAGCCAAGCTTATCATCAGACAAGCATggaagtaagtaagtaagcagGAAGTAAGTTCACAGTGCATGTTTTGTTGGCTGTTTAAGCAAAATGACATCAAGCTTCAACTAAAAAAAGTAGGATGTTGCAGTTTCTGCTGCCTTATCGAAGGAAGGTGATACAGAATTGCACTGTCTTGAAGGAAACTTTTGCTTAAAAGCATGTTTTAAAGTATTTGTTGATATGTATTACTTATTACATGGTAGGCTTTGAAATGTTTCCTCAGAGTGCCTAATGTCTCTAAAGTCGCATGCTGCAGTTTTAGCTTTAATAGAAAACCTACTTTACAAGCTACAAGTTATAACACTACTACACAGCTGATTAAAACAActttaccacagcactgttgaattctctattctaattggtcagaaggtgttgattcattttctgcaaatcccagatttatattaatgtacctgttctaacacattttttttattaaaagctaattcacagggacttgtaaagcagatgctccacataaacgaataaaaaaaaacatttgtttttgtcttactaacttcaagagagaggtaAAAGCGAGACTGAagaggaaatgactgttcaTAGGTGTTATGatacaagtgataacaggatctttttttcccccacacgtttcacaacattaaacgtaactataaacagataagaaATTATGATGTGtcgctctttaaaaaaaataataaaaagggtttaatgttggcaaattgatgtaGTGTAAGTGTATTACAACACATGgggagtgctgttattggaaaataatcaacttggggGTGATAATCTTTGCAATGGGTCatcattgattcatttcctataacagcatgatctgtcatgttttattgctcACTTGAGCCACTCTAAGtcccatgtgtgtgtttgtttatttttattttttttagttattataaaTTTCAGCACAAAAATCTTCAGCAGCATCCCTAAAAAAGTAGTTAACTGGTATAAAGGcatataactatataataacTTCATGTTCTTATATACTTATGGTTTCATGATTATATGAATTTGGAAGATTGTTTTGAAATTGAAAGAAGTTTTCATGATGATGCATTTAAAAGTAACAAATTAAAATCTCGTTACAAGcttaataacttttttaaaacagaaattaataATTCCAGAACAGAAGAGCTGTTAAGAACATTGAAAGTATTATGTAATTTCACTTTTAAGatcttattttattatcttaaatgtaataaaaggaGCTTTAACTGGCATTACAAATTGGAAAAAGTTTATCCCTAATGGGTCAAAGTCATTTATAAATGATGTCCAGCCaaaataaaggttaaaggtcagaattcagaaaataaaaactgattatTGCTTTTAGgttcaaatacaaataaaataactagTGGAGTTTTGTAGGCAATGTAGGCATGCCCCACAGTTTGATTACCTCGGACTAGATTTATTAAACTTTagcttatttaattattattatgtggcCCATTGTATACAGGAAAGGCAGCTTAGCATGCTATAAATGGGagttataaatgtgtttatttatgttataaatGGGAGTCTTTTATAATCGCACTCTGCAAGATCTATgagggtttattttttattattatttatttatttatttatttttttgggtgATGTCCTGAGTATAATGTGCTCCTGACACTAAGCTCACCGATATGCTGGATCTCCTTGCACTTCTCACACTCCTCTCGGAGTTTGATGCAGCCGGCAGAGTTGCGGCGAATCTCCCTGCAGGTCATTTTATCATTCCCAAATGGCCTGGTTATGACTACGTCTTCATTCACGCTGCCTTCTGtcaaaaaaacagcagatgtaAAGGATggaaattataaataatgtccAAAACGAGACAATCTGCAATGTATATAGCACTATCTGAGTGCATAGTGGAGAATATCCAGTACATTCCTGAATGCATAGCAATAAATAGCCTTATATGTACAGAAATGGCCATAATGCAGTGCAGCTTGATGATACATAGCCTGTATATTGGAtatggtttgggacacaccctTATTCGACTGatggtgtgatttttttttgttgtgatgTTTATGTGACAGTATGATGAATATGGTATAGTGTCGCTGTACTGCGTTTAATTTCACACGCAGCGTAGAGGAGTAATAAATTTGCATTAACACAGTAACGTTACCGCTTGTTTACCTTCGGAGGGAAAGTTCAAATCACCATCAATGTATGACCCGAATGATCCAAAGATGTCTTGAGTCATCTGCATCATGGGCTGGAACATGCTGTGGAAGCCAGGGAACTGCGGGTCACGGAAGAGGGACCTGTAGATGCGGGAGGGTCTGTGGAACCACCTGGGCTGTTGCAGGGAGCGCATGTGTTCGAATACTCTCATGCTGTCCAAGAAGATGCTGTCCACGCCGTCAGCCACGTCAGTGTAGCGCCTCTCCAGATCCTGGAAGTGCTGCCTCTGCTGGTCGTCCTCTTTCTCCAGAGTCTCCATGTTCTGACCATTAATCCAGATGGAGAAAGGCGAGGACCGGTTCAGGAACTCCTCTAGCTGAGACAGGAGCAGCACACAAACGTATGGGTTTGAGTTGCACTGTATTCTATCTTATGGAATAGACAGGTAATAGGCAAGTGTTACTCTGCCTTATAGTACGGCACTGCTGAAGTCTTGATtctggtcagaagctgttgatttctataatagcagctctgacagtttgcaagacaaatcacaggtttatattaatacgctgaTTCTATAAGAACATCTTACAAGGGACAGATAGTCTAAGCCTAATAGTaaaggaattttaaaaatgtgctgttatatacCAAAGGAAAATGTAGATGTGGAACTGTtgatatggattttttttgtaagacgtttatttaacatttatggatttatggaaggagtctccagtatcagagcTTTGTAAATGTTAGTAAGTCTCCTgatacagaaaagtgttcaggacagaagactttgcgcttctggtttctcagttacatgacaagctgcgtttttgttgtcttattaacgtcaagaaggagagggaaaaaaataggctggtgagggaatgactgtatagctgctataacataactaATAACAGGAAGTAGCTTGTCtaatggacattccacaacattaaatgtaactataaatggataaaaagtacttgttatatttttaattattaaaaatatagtcGTTTGTATTTTGCTGTgatggagaaataaaacatggtcTTTACGGTCTTTAAAACAAGTGTTGCATGacttaaaaaaattgtgatgttTGAAATTTGGATAAAGTTCTAAGCATCAAGAATGACGTTATAATAAATTTGTTACTATtaatacatatattattatatagtatattatttatcaatttgatataatttttgttccaaaaatgctttaaatactgaatatttctatttatacaGTTTGATTGCTGGTTTATATTACTGatattaattatacagtatattgcttGTTATTATAATCACTATTAATGTGTAatggttttatattatattaatgattacagtATGTTAGTCTTGTACTGAATACAGACGTGCGTTCTATTCCccagatgaaaaaaagaaaatatggaGATACCAATAGCAATTTTCCTACTTGGAAATTACACATGATCTTTTATCATGTTATTTCTAACTGATATTAGACTAAGAAATAATTGTTTTGTTACATTATGTTTAGCTTTAGACAATAAAAGTAAGCTCTACTGTAAGACgtttacatttatacatgtatttgttatatttattaacatttatatttgttttatggGCGTGTCTACTGACAAGCATCTGAATGGAGTGAACTCGTATTTGTTAGTTTACAATATGACAGATGATCTTCCAATGAGCCCCCGAATGCAGCATGACCACTGTGGATTTCTGATCTCACCTGTCGACCCACCAGGCCGGAGCCGCTGCTGCAGGTGCGAGAGTAATATTTAATACAGGTGTTCTTCAGGCACGGCTTACACTCCTCCCACAGGGCCTGTGTGGTTTCGTTACACACTGACTGCTCCTCATTCAGCTTCTCTTCCATCTCCTGTGCAACCTTCAGAGCGTCCTAATGCACACAGGAAATCTGGAGGTCTAGCACACTTTCAAACTGTTACAGTCctcactgaggggaaaaaaaacagaatcagtCTGAAAATCTTCTCTAACCTCTTTCTGCTTCTTGGTTTCCTCCAGCGATGACAGGAACTTCGTGTGATCTTCCTCCGACTTCTCCATCACTGTCTTCATCTCCTTTACGCCATTAATGGCATTTTCGATCTCCTTATCCACATATTTCTCTCCGAGCTGGGAGATCTCTGTGGATGCACAGCTACCATCAGGCACCGGCTGACACAGATCGCTGTTTTAACTGCACTGAGAGGACATCTGTTGTACTCACTTTTAAGGTCGTCCTGGGAGGGGGGAAGCAGACACTCAGCGGAGATGTAGAGGAGCGAAAGGCCCACCAAAGACCAACACACCCTCATCTTCAGCGAGTTCAGCTTTCAGCTGCAAGAAACACACTAAAGGTAGGAGAGACAGATGTAACGTGACTTCCTCTGACACGTGAAGCCAGACACTAGATCAAACCAGTAAATATCACGGATATAGGAAACTCAGATGCAGCATTGGGCTGAAAGGGGCCAGACACTGTTCTGTACTCTCCATAGCAGATGTGGAAGACACATTAGAAGCTGCTgcagtttttactttttctaaATGGTATACACATCCTGTTAAGCAGATCACTTCTAATgtcatccttaaaaaaaaaaaagctcttgagGACCTAGCTACACTTACTACCTTTATTTATGCAGCACTTTATAGATTAATAGTAGTTAGCACTTAGCCACTCCAGTGGCAACCCTTCAGCGTAATAGCTACCTAGCTATACTTAATAACTTATGTCATGTAGTActttataaagaaatattaGCTAGCTGTTTAGCCACTCCAGTGACAACCCTTCAGTGTAATGGCCACCTAGCTGTATTTAATACCTTAATACTTTAGTACTTAAATTTATAGAGTAAGAGTAGCTAAATACCCAATCTGCTAGCTAATC harbors:
- the clu gene encoding clusterin isoform X2; the encoded protein is MRVCWSLVGLSLLYISAECLLPPSQDDLKKISQLGEKYVDKEIENAINGVKEMKTVMEKSEEDHTKFLSSLEETKKQKEDALKVAQEMEEKLNEEQSVCNETTQALWEECKPCLKNTCIKYYSRTCSSGSGLVGRQLEEFLNRSSPFSIWINGQNMETLEKEDDQQRQHFQDLERRYTDVADGVDSIFLDSMRVFEHMRSLQQPRWFHRPSRIYRSLFRDPQFPGFHSMFQPMMQMTQDIFGSFGSYIDGDLNFPSEEGSVNEDVVITRPFGNDKMTCREIRRNSAGCIKLREECEKCKEIQHIDCSGKKPLEGPLKEDLEQALALAERFTKEYNNLLRHFEEEMFNTSKLLDTLRKQFSWVSSLANRTTSDDGIFKIQTIICKDTADAEKPADTKVSVKLFDEPEMSFTVPGEIPWTDPKFSEVVAQEALDRYKQNTVVAK
- the clu gene encoding clusterin isoform X3 → MRVCWSLVGLSLLYISAECLLPPSQDDLKKISQLGEKYVDKEIENAINGVKEMKTVMEKSEEDHTKFLSSLEETKKQKEDALKVAQEMEEKLNEEQSVCNETTQALWEECKPCLKNTCIKYYSRTCSSGSGLVGRQLEEFLNRSSPFSIWINGQNMETLEKEDDQQRQHFQDLERRYTDVADGVDSIFLDSMRVFEHMRSLQQPRWFHRPSRIYRSLFRDPQFPGFHSMFQPMMQMTQDIFGSFGSYIDGDLNFPSEGSVNEDVVITRPFGNDKMTCREIRRNSAGCIKLREECEKCKEIQHIDCSGKKPLEGPLKEDLEQALALAERFTKEYNNLLRHFEEEMFNTSKLLDTLRKQFSWVSSLANRTTSDDGIFKIQTIICKDTADAEKPADTKVSVKLFDEPEMSFTVPGEIPWTDPKFSEVVAQEALDRYKQNTVVAK
- the clu gene encoding clusterin isoform X1; the protein is MRVCWSLVGLSLLYISAECLLPPSQDDLKKISQLGEKYVDKEIENAINGVKEMKTVMEKSEEDHTKFLSSLEETKKQKEDALKVAQEMEEKLNEEQSVCNETTQALWEECKPCLKNTCIKYYSRTCSSGSGLVGRQLEEFLNRSSPFSIWINGQNMETLEKEDDQQRQHFQDLERRYTDVADGVDSIFLDSMRVFEHMRSLQQPRWFHRPSRIYRSLFRDPQFPGFHSMFQPMMQMTQDIFGSFGSYIDGDLNFPSEEGSVNEDVVITRPFGNDKMTCREIRRNSAGCIKLREECEKCKEIQHIDCSGKKPLEGPLKEDLEQALALAERFTKEYNNLLRHFEEEMFNTSKLLDTLRKQFSWVSSLANRTTSDDGIFKIQTIICKDTADAEKPADTKVSVKLFDEPEMSFTVPGEIPWTDPKFSEVVAQEALDRYKQNTVWVFK